CATTGTAAGGTTTAAGGTGTTAAGATCTTCCAAAATGACTTTTGGCAAAAAATGCACTCTATAAGGGATGaaaaaatgaattaattaatacttTATGAATGAATGGCCTGAACCATTGATGAGTTTTCTTCCAATTATTTGAATGGTTCAGGAAACACCTGATAAAGAAATGGATGTGAAACCACTGAACCAGGCTGAAATGCCAAATCCCAAAGACAAAAATGGTCCGTATAAAGGTGAGTTttcttttacaaaaaaaaagttgtgGGTATAACAAATTGTTGCTTGCCATGATGGCCAAGTAGTTCAACCATGTGTTAATTCATGAGTTAATAAAACATATTCATCGAGTGTCAATAACAATTGGCTCCTTTCTTGGGCTTGGAAACATTGTTCCTTCAAGTTGTTTTCCAAATCCTTTTTGATAAACATGACCAAATCGCCTGTCCGCACTTTATCGAGAATAATGCGATTTCAGGTCATCACCAATCACTGCATTAAAGAGGTTTATATCTTTTCTGGATCCTGACATTTCAACCAAGGGGAACTTTCCGAATTTACTCGATAGAAGCATCATTTATGTTGACTGTCCATATATTATCTTCTATATGCTTTTTTCATTTTCCCTCTAATCTTTTCGTATTCAACCTGGTTTCACCTGTATTATTAATCCAACATCTGCCGTACACCCACGTCTCCTTGCTGATTCACCTACTCTCATCCCTTTGGTTCCTCGGGAAGTTCCAGCTTTGGCGTCCTGATATGCCGTTCTGTAGTCTGTTACAGGAATGCAGCTAAACGCTGCCCGGGCCATCGACTCTATAAAAGCAGCCCATTTTTATTGTTCACTCAGTATTCAACTGCTTTCCATTTGAATAACCCACAACtccctcggcgatcgttttgctcaacaccttcgctcagtccaccttaaccaacctggtctctcggtggctcagcacttcaactccccctcccactcccagtctgacctttctgtcatgggcctcctccattgtcacagtgaggcccaccgcaaattggagaaacagcacctcatatttcgcttgggcagcttacaccccagtggtatgaacattgaattctctaactttagatagctcctctgtccctctatttcccctcccccttccctgttctcccactgtcttcctgactccaactccatcctttctttgtcccacaccctcccctgacatcagtctgaagaagggtctcgacccaaaacgttacccattctttctctcctgcgatgctgcctgacccgctgagttactccagcattttgtgatacctttgatttgtaccagcatctgcagttattttcctactccctaTAATTCAATGCTTTTACCCTAGAATGTCATTTGCCCTTTTCCATTTCCAATCCAAAAGTCCATTGCCTCAAAGTGTTTGAATTTGGTTTGCCAAGGTGGATTGGGCTCTATACTTTAATCTTTACATCCCCAATAAGgagagacattaaaattagacatATTGCCATTAGGTTCAATCTACGATTTTTATTTTCACAGGCAAGAAAGTGACGTTTGATGTCGAGCGTGGCACACAGAATCATGTGAcaaagcccacagagtccattctGTTTGATAAGGTCAATGTCAACATTAAAAAAGCATACAACATAAAAACTGGGAAGTTCATAACCCCTGTGAATGGTGTATACTTCTTCAGTTTTTCTTCTCTGCCACACAAAGGGGCTGAGACTGACGTGGTCCTGATGAAGAACGGAAATACAGTCAGAAACATCCACAGCTCGCCGGCATGTTACAGCAGCCACTTGGCTGTCCAGAATGCCATATTGAAACTGAGGAAAGGAGATTCTGTGTGGGTCAAACTTGAAAATGGAAAACTCTGGAGCCGGGATGGATCGATCAGTTTCCTGGGATTTCTGATAAGTCCTATGTAGTCAGCTTGAAATGTCAGGGTTCATTCTTATCTTCAGTGCTGCAACATAAGGGCTTGATGGGATCGAAGCTAACGTTTCAAGCACAACCTGCTGAATACTCATTTCAGTAGTCAGAAAATAACATGCTCAATTTTACAGACAAAGGTTTTGTCCCACCAATCTCACATGTCCAGACACCGAAAAGGAGAGTGGA
This genomic window from Rhinoraja longicauda isolate Sanriku21f chromosome 33, sRhiLon1.1, whole genome shotgun sequence contains:
- the LOC144608896 gene encoding complement C1q tumor necrosis factor-related protein 3-like codes for the protein MRNLLYLILFYCIYQSSTLDNDLEDWQETPDKEMDVKPLNQAEMPNPKDKNGPYKGKKVTFDVERGTQNHVTKPTESILFDKVNVNIKKAYNIKTGKFITPVNGVYFFSFSSLPHKGAETDVVLMKNGNTVRNIHSSPACYSSHLAVQNAILKLRKGDSVWVKLENGKLWSRDGSISFLGFLISPM